One region of Ornithinibacter aureus genomic DNA includes:
- the dcd gene encoding dCTP deaminase, whose product MLLSDRDIRAEIDNGRVVLDPWDPAMIQPSSIDVRLDKYFRLFDNHKYPVIDPSQDQPDLTRLVEVDPSDGFVLHPGEFVLGSTLEAVTLPDDLAARVEGKSSLGRLGLLTHATAGFVDPGFTGHVTLELSNVATLPIMLWPGMKIGQLAFFRLSSPAEHPYGSATYGSHYQGQRGPTASRSFASFHRAEV is encoded by the coding sequence GTGCTGCTCTCCGACCGCGACATCAGGGCCGAGATCGACAACGGGCGGGTTGTCCTCGACCCGTGGGATCCCGCGATGATCCAGCCCAGCAGCATCGACGTGCGCCTGGACAAGTACTTCCGGCTGTTCGACAACCACAAGTACCCGGTCATCGACCCCTCGCAGGACCAGCCCGACCTCACGCGCCTCGTCGAGGTCGACCCCTCCGACGGGTTCGTGCTGCACCCCGGAGAATTCGTCCTCGGCAGCACCCTCGAGGCCGTCACCCTCCCCGACGACCTCGCGGCCCGCGTCGAGGGCAAGTCCAGCCTGGGTCGCCTCGGCCTGCTCACCCACGCCACTGCCGGCTTCGTCGACCCCGGCTTCACCGGCCACGTCACCCTCGAGCTGAGCAACGTCGCGACCCTGCCGATCATGCTCTGGCCGGGCATGAAGATCGGCCAGCTCGCCTTCTTCCGGCTCTCCTCCCCGGCCGAGCACCCCTACGGCTCAGCCACCTACGGCTCGCACTACCAGGGCCAGCGAGGCCCCACGGCCAGCCGCAGCTTCGCGAGCTTCCACCGCGCCGAGGTGTGA
- a CDS encoding alpha/beta hydrolase: MTTPSGASTRRLLSPEGGDGAELRGHVPPHPRALALVVHGGAEAGTDTVTWRRLAVLRMAPFAGAIRSRTRGDVAVLRLKNRVRGWNGPAEDPLRDARWALTRIREVHPGIPIALVGHSMGGRVVLRLADEPDVVGIAALAPWIASDAREPRPGIPALLMHGSRDRITDPARTATLALRYDAAGVNVRHDVVDGGDHAMLRHAGRWHDTVAQFVSEALAAPGRTS, from the coding sequence GTGACCACCCCGAGCGGCGCGAGCACGCGCAGGCTCCTCTCACCCGAGGGCGGCGATGGGGCAGAGCTGCGCGGGCACGTCCCGCCGCACCCTCGAGCGCTCGCCCTCGTCGTCCACGGCGGCGCCGAAGCAGGAACCGACACCGTCACCTGGCGTCGCCTCGCGGTGCTGCGGATGGCGCCCTTCGCCGGGGCCATCCGCAGCCGAACCCGAGGCGACGTCGCCGTGCTCCGCCTGAAGAACCGAGTCCGCGGCTGGAACGGCCCCGCCGAGGACCCCCTGCGCGACGCCCGTTGGGCCCTGACGCGCATCCGCGAGGTGCACCCCGGCATCCCCATCGCCCTCGTCGGGCACTCGATGGGCGGCCGGGTCGTGCTGCGACTTGCGGACGAGCCCGACGTCGTCGGCATCGCCGCGCTCGCCCCCTGGATCGCGAGCGACGCGCGCGAGCCGCGCCCCGGCATCCCCGCCCTGCTCATGCACGGCAGCCGTGACCGCATCACCGACCCGGCCCGCACCGCGACCCTCGCCCTGCGCTACGACGCCGCGGGTGTCAACGTGCGCCACGACGTCGTCGACGGCGGTGACCACGCGATGCTGCGCCACGCCGGCCGTTGGCACGACACCGTCGCACAGTTCGTCAGCGAGGCTCTTGCCGCGCCAGGCCGAACCAGCTGA